In Roseomonas sp. OT10, the genomic stretch GGCTCCAGCAGTGCCCATTCGGCATCGGTCAAATCGCTTGGCAAAGCCAGTTCCGCACGGGCATACTGCGCCCGAGTGGTATCGGTCCACATCGTTGATCTCCGGAAGTTTTCGCAAAAACCCCTGAATCAATGACCTGGGCTGGCGTCAAGCTAACCCGCTGATACCACTCAACTTAATTTCGGATCAGGCTCTTAGGGCGGCTACCCCGCGCCGCTGACATGGCGAGTATTCCTTGGCATAGATTGCAGTGCATAAGTATTCGTAAGAACGAATACTTTCCGAGAGACTGGCGCCTTGCCCCCGCCACGCCATCGTCGCGGGGCAGCCACCCACGCCCGCGCACCAAGACGGAACCCGCTCCTACTACCTGAGAGCTGCGCGAGGGAAAGGCTGATCCACACACCAAGTGGCGCGCCTTCTCTACCGGGTTCACGCGACCTCAACCCCCCTCACGGGGGGCGTCGGACGCGTGGGCCTCCGGCGGGCAAAGGGCTCCGCCCTCTGCACTCTGGGCGCTCAGGAAAGTCTGATTAGTTTCCTATTACTTGAGATCGGCAGTCTTGGCGGCAAATAATACTATGGACACCGGCCACGAATACTTATAAGGTTCTCTTGTTCCCGAGAGAGGGAACGGCCGGAAGGGCGGGCTGGACCCCCACCCCCCCGGCCTCACCAGAGACAGGAGCTTCGATCATGTCCCAGGCTATCCAGAACATCGCCACCGCCGCCGCTTCCCACAAGGGCGACGCCGTTGAAACCGCCATGGGTCAGGCCATCAAGGCCGCCGCCCCCCGCAAGCCCGCCAAGGGCAAGGCGAAGCCCGACGCCAAGGCTGCCCCGGCTTCCACGCCTGCCCAGCAGACCGCCAAGCGCCCGGCCCCCGAGCAGCGCGGCCCCGTCACCATGGCCGACGCAATGGCCCTTTGCCCCCACCAGGGCCTTGCCAACAACCTTGCCCGCACCTTCGCCCTTGAGAGCGTGGACATGCTCCACGTCCGCACCACGACGGACCAGGGCATCCGCGATCAGGCCGCCGCCCTCACCGACACCCTCAACGAGCGCGCCCTAGCGATGCACCTCCAGCGCATTTGCGGCGCTTTCGTCGGCTCCGCTTACGGCGCCGGGAAGTTCTACAGCGACAAGGTGACGCAGGCCCGCGACCTCACCGCCAAGATTGCCAACGGGGACCGCGACGAGGACCGCGAGGGGGTTTCCGGCTTTGACAGCCGCGCCACCCGCGCCCGCCAGTTCGCCGGGGAAATGGGCATCCAGGCCGCAACCCTTCTCGCCGCCGCCGAGGGCGCGCTTGACGCTTACGAGCACCTCACGGGCGAGACGTGGAAGCCCTACGACACCCGCCGCCCCGACAACACCCGCACCGTTTCCCGCCGCGCCGCCGCCGAGGAAATGGACGCCTTCAACAAGTAGGCACACCGGGCGGGGGCTTCGGTCCCCGCCTTTCCTGCCACCGCCGGCCAGGGGGGCGCCGCCCTACGGGCTCTGCCCCCCTGGACCCCCCCGCACTCCGGTCACCTCGCACCACAGCCGCATGACGCCCGGCCGCGGGATCTGCGGACGGCGCTACGCGCCGGTGCATTTTTAGCGGTGGCCCCTTCGGGGCCACGGTGAAGCGCAGTCGGCACTGGCGCGCGGGCCATGCCCCCTCCGGCGGGGCAGGGCCGCCCCGGTCGCAACGCCGCTCCGCGACGCCGCGCCCGGCGCAACCCGGCCCCGCCAGGGCGCATGGCTACAGCCGGCGCACCGTCCTCCTCAAAGCGCATCCCGTTCGCGCCGACCCGGAACACCCTTCACAGATGCCCGATGCTCTGTCAGATTCTCGGTTCATTGTCGCAGAAGTCGGTGAGTGTGTTCAAAGCGAACACACTTCCCCGCTTCCTCACTCGCCCGTCTCGGGCAGCCGCCTGTTGGCTTGGCTCATCACCCTCGGATGGACTGAGCGCGAGCTGGCCAGACGCACTCGCCGTCACCAAACCACCGTCCGCCGTTGGATCAACGGTCGCAGCCCAATCGACCCGGATGTGGCCGCCTGGCTCGCGATGCTTGCAGCCTTTGTCGCGGCCCACCCTGGACCGCGCATTGTCAGCCCCGGTCGGGATGCTTCCGGTCGCTGAACGCAAGGATCAGCACCACGAAGCCGATTGCTGCACACCACCCAACCTGGGCAACCTCACGAGCCTGTGGACCAGACGCGAGCAGAGCGCCGAGGACACAGAACCCAGCCCCTGCAGCGAACCACAGTGACCCGGGTGGAGCGTTACGAAGCATCCTGGCGAGCATGGTAGACCTCCTGGCACGTTCCCATCGAACGTTCGCCAGACGATCATGGCATCAAGACCTGAAGGTGGTCTTCATTTCTGTCGATGAGAGCCGCCGCTCCTGTGGAGCGGCGGCCTGAGGCAGTTAGCCTGCTGAACGAGAGTAATCGAAACCAGGCCGACCGTTCGACATCATCGCCGGTGTGCAACGCGCATTCGGGTTGTTGGCGCTTCTCCAAGGCTTAAGCTTGCCGGCCTCCAGCCATCCCTGTTGACCGTTCATGTGCAGGACTTGCACGAAGCCAGCAGATTCACGACGGGGATTGGACACGATCACCGTCTCGGTCGCGACGCCGATCTGCCGCGCCGTTGGTGACGGCTCCGATCGGATCGGCGGCAGATTGTCGAAGTCCATCATCTGCTCGTTGGTCAGGTTGAGCATCATGCAGGAATAGCCCTGCAGGTGCCCCGTGACCGTTAAAGAAGGCCGAGATTGCTGTGCGGCCGCCACAGCGGTGAGTGTCAAGAGAAAGGTTCCGGCCATCACGCCGATCGCGGTTTTCATGTCTCGCATCCCCTAGATGCCGGTCAGAACCGGCTGATAGGCTGCATCGCCCATTCTCGCTGCCACGGCTGTCCGCCACTGTCCAACTGTGGTCGTTGGGGTAATCCCATTGCCGGTGAGCTGCGACGGCGTGTAGCTGCTGAGTACCCCACTCATGAGATCGCTGTCGGCAGCCTGCGCTAGCTTAACCGTGTAGCCGCTCCCGAAGTTGTAGCCACCCCGGACGTCGAGAACGGTTGGATTGCTGATGCCGGCGGCTTGGAGCCTCGCTGCATCTGTCCGCAGAGTTGCGGCCGCGGAAATGGCTTGGTTTGCCGGGTCCATCGACCCGTCCACTCCTCGCTGAATGGAACCAGCCAGGTTTGGATTGTAGCGGACGGCCTGGGTCAGACCACTCTCGAAAGTCGCGTCGAGCATTTGAAATGCGCCTCGGATCTGACTGCCTGACCGTGCCGCGACGTTCTGGCAGCCGCTCTCGACCATGCACGTCGCTGCCAATGCCGACGGGTTCACGCCCACCGACGTCGCGGCCTCGCTCGCGGCCGTCCCCCAGCTGCGCGAGGTCATGGTGTCGAGCGCGACGCTCGCCCCCGCTTCTGACGGCCCTCCGGGCTCGCCAGTGCCCCCCGTTCCCCCTCCTGCCGTCGTGTTAGGGACACCCGTGCTGGGCACGATCGTGAACGACCCCAGCCCGACGTCGAACACCCTCGGGATCACCTGCTCCGGCACACCGTTCATCGTGATCGGACCAGCCTGCGCCAGAGCCAGGGCAGGTAACGCCTCCAGGATCAGAGGCAAGCCCCACGCTGGTAGTCCCCGCAGCCTTTTATCGTCTCGGCCGTTCGCCATTGCGGTCGCCTCCTTCGCGACTGCCGGCACTCTCTCAGCGATCGACGCGAACGGAGCCGGACCCTGTCGGGACCGGCTCCATCCCTCAGCGCACTGGCTGGGAAGCAGCTGGAGCTCGGCCCTGCGGTGTCGCCGAGCCCTGCTGCGGCTGCGATGGATTGGCAAGGATTCGATCCAACGCGCAGTAGCCCTTGCCTGAGGCGTCCAGGACCACGTTTTCGAGGCAGCGCTGCACCGCGGTAGTCGCGCCCCAGGTTTGCCAAGCATGAACCGAGTAGCCCACCACGAGAAACGCTAGGACCATTCCGGCCCCCTTCAGGTGGTGCCAACGAAGCGCCCGCTTGTTGTGGACGTGCTCCCGCACCACCACCGTATCGCGTAGGGCGGCTGCGACCTCCGGTGCGACAAACTCCACGACCTTGGCCAAAACCTTCTCAGCATCCGCTTCGCCTGCGGTGCCGGCCGCCTTGAGCTGCTGGATCGTGGCTTCGGCCAGCATGTTGGCACGGTGTAGCCGCTCCACCTCCGCATCCATGACGGCGCGCATGTCCTGGATCGTGGTCTCGACAGCTTGCTGCTGGTCTGTCGCCAGCTTGGCGAAGGCCGTCAGGACGGCGCGCTGGGCCCGGTAAAGGACGCCCAGCGGCTCCACCGGGCTTACTCCGGCATCCCAAGCCGCCGCCTCCATGTCATCCAGCGCCTGCCGGAGGGCAGTGTTGATCTCCGCTGGATCGGCGGAGATCGGCGTCACCGCATTCACGGAAGCCACCTTTCTGCCTGTATCGTGCTCAGCCCATCTTCCAGACGCTCCACCCACTTTCGGACTTGATGCCGTTCCATCGGCCCTAGCGGCTTGCCACTACGTCCGGGCTTCCCCTCAATCGCTTCGTGAAACGAGAGGCCCGCGTTCCGCATCGCCGGCATCGGCACCAGCCGGGGGATGGTGAGACAGTTCATCCCCTCATCCGTCAGACGTTCGAACTCTGGCCTCTTCGTGACAAAGTCGAAGGCGCCGAGCGCTGAGCGGCCTGGGGGAGCAAGGAACTCGTTGAACACCAGGATGGACTGACGGGGCCGGAAGTGAGCGCTGTCCCAGATGCCGACGACATGATCGAAGTCGGCCGGGTCTGCGCCACACATGAAGAGGCCGACAGACTCGATCCCGACCTCATCACAGAACTCCACTAGCGACGTGTCCTCGTTGTAGTCTCGGAGGATCGCTTCACCGCCGCCAAGGTCGAGTACCAGCGAGGAGCGCTCGTCCACCGCACGGCCGATCAGGTCGGTCACCCACTGCTTCAGGTCTGCCGGCTGAGCACTGACAGGTGGAACGGCACCTTCGCTAGTCCCGGGTGGAAAGACCTGGGAGAGGGACGCGTGATCGACGTCGCCATCCCCCACGATGACCGGGCGACCCTCCCGCCTCGCTCGGAGGACGAGGTACTCGAGCAGTGTGGACCCTCCGAGCCTGCCCCGTCCTTGACGTACCACCAGCGACTGTATCGGGCTCACAGCAGCCGGAACTGCAGTGGCCAGTGGTTCGGTGCTTTCCTTCTTCGGATTGGCTGCCTTGTTCAAGATGCGCTCCTCGGCCCTATCGGCCTGCCTCGGTTCTCCAGTCCACGGCGGAAGTTGTCCCTCACCTCTTGAGGGGTCATCGGCCGCTTGTCTGGGCTCGAAGGTGTCGCCGGAAGTGGCGCGAACGGCATGGGCGCTTTCTCGGCATTGTTGCCGGACGCCGGAGCGGGGGCGTGCATGGTGACGCTCCCACGAGGTGACCGGTTCACCTTCCTCAAGATTGGGCTGTCTTTGACGCTCTCGCTCTCGCTCTCGGCTTTGGCTTTGTCCCGACATACCCGGCCCCATACTCGGACAACCGCCGACACCGTCGGAGTATTTCCGTGTCGGCCGGTGACGCTGTCCTCAACCATTTGAGCAATGACCGTGGCCCAGCCTGCACGCTGGCTGTCCAGTCCACCCCGTACGATCTGGTGGTGCTCCCAAAGCCAGCGATAGATCGGTCCAAGTGTCTGGTGAGCGTTAGCCTGGAAGGCTTTGGCCAGAGCCTTCCGGCTACGCAGAGACACACCGCGCTCCCTTTCCGCCTGCAACGTTTCCGTCGCCGTACCGTCCAGGTTCCGTCGCTCTTCCTCCGAGGTTCCGTGCGACTGCCGTCGCTGTTCCCTCGCGGTTCCATCGGGCTTCCGCCCGGCTTCCGCGCAACTGCCGTCTTAGTTCCGTCTCGCTTCCATGGAGGAGTAGGGTCCATACACCATTGCACCTGAGATGCAGGGTGCGCGGTCCTGCGCACGGCCCCTGCCGCCATTTGGATCGCCTCCGCGCCCTTCTTGTCGCCGTTCGCACGGGCCGGAGCGACGCTGCTGCCAGACACAGGAGGCAGCATGCTCGACCAACATGATCCGCAATCGGTGCGAACTGAGACATCCGATCAGGACGTCGCGGCGGTCCTCGCCCTGCAATCGACCCTGCTGCGGCTGCTGTTGGAGCGCCTGGACCAGGTGGTCCAGCTGCTCACGCCCAAGCCGAGCGAGGGGCCGACCCTCGATGAGCTGCTCGCCGGGCTCGTGAGCCTGATCAGCGATCAGGCGGTTCTGCTCAAGCGCATCGACGCGCGCACGGACCTGCTGGTGCAGCAACAACTCTACCCTGGAGACACCCGGCCCGGCCTGAATGGAGCCGGTGCGAACGGGACGAGCAGCCGGGGATGATGACCTTCCGAAAGCTGGCTGCCGCTGGCGTCGGCAAGCTCATCCGGGCCTACTTCACCGAGAACACCCCGGAGCCAATCCACGACCCCCCCACCACGCCGGGCCAGCATCTCGACCCCGGCGGCCGTCTGACCGCCTATTATACTGGCCGGGACAGCCGGGCGACCTGGCGGCCCGACATGCCCCAGGCAGTAGCCAAGGTGCTCGGCATCGACCCCTCCCGGATGCCCAGGGACGCCCAGCTTGATCGCCTCTTCGAGGCCAAGCGCGCGGACAACGGGGAGGCCTGGTCGAGCCAGAAGCGCAAGATCAGCGCCTACGACCTGACCATGGCGCCTCACAAATCCGTGACACTGGCAGCCGAGTTCGCGGGGACGCCGGCCGAAAGTGCGGCCATCTGGCACGCCATCGACAAGGCCAACGACGCCACGATGCGCTACGTCGCCCGCGAGCTCGGCTGGGCCCGCAAGGGCAAGGGAGGCGAGGAGGGGGCCGACCCGGGTGCGGTCGCCTGGGTCAGCTTCCGCCACCACACGGCCCGGCCGACCCTCCCGGTACAGGACGGGCCGGGCGGGGCGACTTATCTCGCCACGGTGCCGACCGACGGCGACCCGCACGCCCACATCCACAACGCCCTGTTCAATGTCGTGGTGACCAATGACGGCCGGGTGGGCTCGCTCGATACGCAGCAGCTCCATTCCCGCGTCCACGAGTTTGGAGCCTACTTCCAGGCCAGGCTCGCCGAGCAGCTGCGCCGGTTGGGCGCCCGGACCAGCTACGACAGAGATCAGCAAGCGGTCGTGCTGGTTGCCATCCCGGAGCGGGCCAACGACCTGTTCAGCAAGGGCCGCAAGCAGGTCCTCCGCAGCGCCCGCGCCTACGCCAAGCGGCAGGGCCTCGAGTGGGACCAGATCTCGGCCGAGGGCAAGCTCAAGATCCTGTCCGTCACCGGCCTCGCCTCCCGCCAAGAGAAGCACGGCAACAAGAACGACCGGGAGATCTGGCGCGAGCAGGCCGAGGATATCGGCTGGCACCACAAGACCGTCATGCACGAGGTGGAGCACCCCAAGCTGACCGATGCCGAGCGGTTCGACCGGGCCTACCAGTTCGCTGCGCGGCACCTGGCCAAGGAGTTCCAGACCGCGGCCGTGATCGACTATGACAAGCTGCGGATGTACGCCGCCCGGGGGCTGATCGGCACCGGCATCGCGGGCGGGCCGGACGACATCGACCGCGTGGTGGCGCTGATCGAGGCCCGCGGGATCGAGCTGCGGGGCGAGCGCGTGGCCCTGGTGGTCGGGCATTCGGGGGAGAAGGTCCGGGTCACCAACACCGCCCAGATCCGGATCGAGCAGGCGCTGGCGTGGCATGGCCGGCGCGCTGCGGGTGACCGGGCTGGTGCTCTCCCGGCTGCGGCGATCAAGGCGGCCGTGGACGCCTCCGGCCTCGACTTCACCAGTAAGCCCGAGCACGCCCGGGCGCAGCTGGCCGCGATCTATGCCATGGGGCAGGGGGGTGCCCTGACCGTGCTGACCGGCGTGGCCGGGGCCGGCAAGACCACGCTGATGAAGCCGCTCGTCGCGGCCTGGAAGGCGGACACCCGCTTCGACCCGGGCGGCCGGGAGGTGGTGGGCGTGGCGACTGCCTGGCGTCAGGCCGACGCGCTGAAGGAGGCCGGGGTCGAGAAGACCATGGCCATGCACCCGCTGCTGGCGTCTGTCCGCTCGGGCGAGTTCCGGCCGACCCGGAATACCGTGTTGGTGATCGACGAGGTCAGCCAGGTCGGCCCGCGTGCCATGCTGGAGTTGCTGGAGCTGCAGGCCCGCACCGGGTTCACCATCAAGGCCCTGGGCGACCGGGAGCAGGCGCAGGCGATCGAGGCCGGGGACTCCATCGAGCTGCTGCGCCGCGCTTTGCCGAAATCTGAGATGCCGGAGCTGCTCAGCACCGTCCGCCAGCGCAACCAGGAGGACCGGCGCATCGTCGGGCTGTTCCGGGAAAGCCAGGACAGGAATAAGAGCCGGGCGGCCGAGGCTCTAGAACTCAAGCGGGCACGCAATGCGGAGTCCGTCCAGATGCTCGGCGGCGACCACGACCAGGTGGTCGAGCAGATCGCCGACTTCTACATGCGCCGCCGCGACGCCCTGACCGCCGCCGGTTCCAGGCGCGGCATCACCGTCTCCGCCCTGACCAACGAGGACGCGGCCGATATCAGCCGGGCCGTCCGCGAGCGCATGCGTCAGAGGGGCGAGCTCGGGGCCGACGAGGTGGTCTACAAGGCCGTCGACCAGCGGGGCGAACAGTATGAACTGCCGATCGCGGCCGGCGACCGGGTCCGGCTCTTCGCCAAGACCTGGGCCAAGATCGACGGCAAGGGCGGCTGGATCGGCAGCAACGGCGACATCGTCGAGGTCGTCGGGCGCACCGCGGAAGCGCTGGTCCTCCGCAACAAGGAGGGCCGGGTTGGTGCGGTGGAGTGGCAGCGTCTGGCAGACGCCGAGACCGGGCGCCTGAAGCTCGGCTTCGGGCATGCCATGACCATCGACGCGGCCCAGGGCATCACGTCGGACGAGCACATCAACGCCCTCCCGCGCGGGTCGGCCGGCATAACCGCGTTCAAGGCCTATGTCGCCGAGAGCCGGGCGACCGGCACGACCTGGACCATGGTGTCGGAGGCCGCGACCCTCGAGGCGGTCAAGGGCCGCCGGGCACTCGGGGATGCGCGGCCGATCACCCGTCACGACCTCTGGGAGCGGGTGGCCGAGGACATGGCGGCCAAGCGCTACAAGGCGCTCGGCATCGACCTGCTGCAGGGCGCGCGCGAGGGCCGGGTCATGGCGGTCGACGCCTTCATCGCCCAGAGCCACCGCTTTCAGACCCTGCGGGCCGAGGGCCGCAATATCGGCCGGGAGGTCCGGCAGCGGCTGCAGGCCGAAGCCGTGCGGGCCAGCCTGCCCCGGCACATCGCGGCACTCGACGAGGCGTTGCGGCGCAACCTCGCCACGGCTGGGCCGCGTGCGGCCGAGGACCACCTGCGGCACCTGCGCGTCGAGGCCGAGGTCGCCCGCCGCAAGCTGGAAGGGGTGCCTCCAGCCCCGCAGCCTCAGCCAGCGCCGCGCCCGCGCCGTTCGTCGCCCTTGGCGGGTATGTGAGAGCCACACAGAGCGGCCACTCGCTTTCCACTTTGGCCAGAAAAGCCGTTGTATATCAACAAGTTGTGCTTGAGTTCGTGTCTTGTTCGCCGTAGAATCCATTTCACACTTCAGAGGAGCCGATCATGCGCATCGAACTGCTGCCGGGACTGACCAACGTCATCCGCTTCCCGGTCGAGCGTCGGGCCCGGCCGACGCTGGATCTGCTGCGTGAGATCGCGCCCGACCCTCGCGAGGTGGGCAACGTGGCTGAGGCGTTCGGCCTCAATTACCCGGTCGTGGGTCTTCGCGACGCGGCGGACGCGGGCACGGCCGAGTCCATCC encodes the following:
- the mobF gene encoding MobF family relaxase yields the protein MMTFRKLAAAGVGKLIRAYFTENTPEPIHDPPTTPGQHLDPGGRLTAYYTGRDSRATWRPDMPQAVAKVLGIDPSRMPRDAQLDRLFEAKRADNGEAWSSQKRKISAYDLTMAPHKSVTLAAEFAGTPAESAAIWHAIDKANDATMRYVARELGWARKGKGGEEGADPGAVAWVSFRHHTARPTLPVQDGPGGATYLATVPTDGDPHAHIHNALFNVVVTNDGRVGSLDTQQLHSRVHEFGAYFQARLAEQLRRLGARTSYDRDQQAVVLVAIPERANDLFSKGRKQVLRSARAYAKRQGLEWDQISAEGKLKILSVTGLASRQEKHGNKNDREIWREQAEDIGWHHKTVMHEVEHPKLTDAERFDRAYQFAARHLAKEFQTAAVIDYDKLRMYAARGLIGTGIAGGPDDIDRVVALIEARGIELRGERVALVVGHSGEKVRVTNTAQIRIEQALAWHGRRAAGDRAGALPAAAIKAAVDASGLDFTSKPEHARAQLAAIYAMGQGGALTVLTGVAGAGKTTLMKPLVAAWKADTRFDPGGREVVGVATAWRQADALKEAGVEKTMAMHPLLASVRSGEFRPTRNTVLVIDEVSQVGPRAMLELLELQARTGFTIKALGDREQAQAIEAGDSIELLRRALPKSEMPELLSTVRQRNQEDRRIVGLFRESQDRNKSRAAEALELKRARNAESVQMLGGDHDQVVEQIADFYMRRRDALTAAGSRRGITVSALTNEDAADISRAVRERMRQRGELGADEVVYKAVDQRGEQYELPIAAGDRVRLFAKTWAKIDGKGGWIGSNGDIVEVVGRTAEALVLRNKEGRVGAVEWQRLADAETGRLKLGFGHAMTIDAAQGITSDEHINALPRGSAGITAFKAYVAESRATGTTWTMVSEAATLEAVKGRRALGDARPITRHDLWERVAEDMAAKRYKALGIDLLQGAREGRVMAVDAFIAQSHRFQTLRAEGRNIGREVRQRLQAEAVRASLPRHIAALDEALRRNLATAGPRAAEDHLRHLRVEAEVARRKLEGVPPAPQPQPAPRPRRSSPLAGM